One Glutamicibacter halophytocola DNA segment encodes these proteins:
- a CDS encoding LacI family DNA-binding transcriptional regulator, translating to MAVSVKEVAAEAGVSVGTVSNVLNRPEVVSERTVAKVTAAIERLGFVRNDAARQLRAGHSRNFGLVVLDGRNPFFMDVTQGAQHRALENGYTVLMGSSDNSLTTEQQLLDLFDEQRVAGVLISPMHSDLSRLWKIREAGTPVVLVDRGSGDRSFSSVSVNDVEGGRIAVQHLVDLGRKKIAFVGGPQSIVQVQHRLEGAQSVIAGTAGTVLQHMPTRQLTVLEGRAAGERILAMDPAERPDGVFAANDLLALGILQALVMSGSLRVPQDIALVGYDNIDFAESAVVPITTVRQPAEEIGRTAVDVLLRESEAGADAVREQFVFTPKLVIRESTAGAGTAG from the coding sequence GTGGCCGTCAGCGTTAAGGAAGTCGCCGCCGAAGCCGGAGTTTCCGTGGGCACCGTTTCCAATGTGCTCAATCGCCCCGAGGTGGTCTCGGAACGCACCGTGGCCAAGGTGACCGCAGCCATTGAAAGGCTCGGTTTTGTCCGCAACGATGCCGCCCGGCAATTGCGCGCAGGACACAGCCGGAACTTTGGGCTCGTGGTCCTCGACGGGCGCAACCCCTTCTTCATGGATGTCACCCAGGGCGCGCAGCACCGGGCCCTGGAAAACGGCTACACGGTGCTGATGGGTTCCAGCGACAACTCGCTCACCACCGAGCAGCAGCTGCTGGATCTCTTTGACGAGCAGCGCGTGGCCGGGGTGCTCATCTCCCCCATGCACAGCGACCTGAGCCGCCTCTGGAAAATTCGCGAGGCTGGCACCCCGGTGGTCCTGGTTGACCGAGGCAGCGGAGACCGCAGTTTCTCCTCCGTGTCGGTCAACGACGTTGAAGGCGGCCGCATCGCGGTGCAGCATCTGGTTGATCTTGGCCGCAAGAAGATCGCGTTTGTCGGCGGACCGCAAAGCATCGTGCAGGTCCAGCACCGCCTCGAAGGAGCCCAGTCGGTCATCGCCGGCACCGCCGGAACCGTCCTCCAGCATATGCCAACCAGGCAATTGACAGTGCTGGAAGGGCGGGCCGCCGGCGAGCGCATCCTGGCCATGGATCCAGCTGAACGTCCCGATGGCGTTTTTGCCGCCAATGACCTGCTGGCCCTGGGCATCCTGCAAGCGCTCGTGATGTCCGGTTCGCTCCGTGTCCCCCAAGACATCGCACTGGTGGGCTACGACAACATCGACTTCGCCGAATCAGCGGTTGTCCCCATCACCACAGTGCGCCAGCCGGCCGAGGAAATCGGGCGCACCGCCGTTGACGTGCTGTTGCGCGAGTCGGAGGCAGGCGCAGACGCAGTGCGCGAACAGTTCGTTTTCACTCCGAAGCTTGTCATCCGCGAATCGACTGCGGGTGCAGGCACCGCGGGCTGA
- the rhaI gene encoding L-rhamnose isomerase, translating into MGATLSPENLQTLNRLAIEVPSWAYGNSGTRFKVYSTAGTPRDPFEKIADAAEVHRLTGLAPSVALHIPWDKVEDFTALRTHAENLGVRLGTINSNTFQDDDYKFGALTHEDPKIRRKAIDHHLECIDVMDATGSQDLKIWLAEGSNYPGQADMRGRQDRLADSLAEIYARLTGEQRLVLEYKFFEPAFYHTDVPDWGTSYAQVAALGERAMVCLDTGHHAPGTNIEFIVMQLLRLGKLGSFDFNSRFYADDDLIVGSADPYQLFRIMAEVIRGGGLEEQSTISFMLDQCHNVENKIQGQIRSVLNVQEMTARALLIDRVALTEAQISGDVLAANEIFMNAFYTDIRSELEAWRAERGLPADPMAAFRSSDYQNRIEAERVGGVQAGWGA; encoded by the coding sequence ATGGGCGCAACGCTGAGCCCCGAGAACCTGCAAACCCTCAACCGGCTGGCCATCGAGGTCCCTTCGTGGGCCTACGGCAACTCCGGCACCCGCTTCAAGGTCTACTCCACCGCGGGCACGCCACGAGACCCCTTTGAAAAGATTGCCGATGCCGCCGAAGTGCACCGGCTCACCGGCCTCGCGCCCTCGGTGGCCCTGCACATTCCATGGGACAAGGTCGAGGACTTCACCGCGCTGCGCACCCATGCCGAAAATCTGGGCGTGCGCCTGGGAACCATCAACTCCAATACCTTCCAGGATGATGACTACAAGTTCGGTGCGCTGACCCACGAGGATCCAAAGATCCGCCGCAAAGCCATTGACCACCACCTCGAATGCATTGACGTCATGGATGCAACGGGCAGCCAGGACCTGAAGATCTGGCTGGCGGAAGGCTCCAACTACCCCGGGCAGGCCGATATGCGCGGGCGCCAGGATCGCCTCGCGGATTCGCTGGCAGAAATCTACGCCCGGCTCACCGGCGAGCAGCGCCTGGTGCTGGAGTACAAGTTCTTCGAGCCGGCTTTCTACCACACCGATGTTCCCGACTGGGGCACCTCCTACGCCCAGGTCGCGGCCTTGGGGGAGCGCGCGATGGTCTGCCTCGACACCGGGCACCACGCACCGGGCACCAACATCGAATTCATCGTGATGCAGCTGCTGCGCCTGGGCAAGCTGGGCTCCTTCGACTTCAACTCGCGCTTCTACGCCGACGACGACCTCATCGTCGGATCCGCGGATCCATACCAGCTCTTCCGCATTATGGCCGAGGTGATTCGCGGTGGCGGGCTGGAGGAGCAGAGCACCATTTCCTTCATGCTCGACCAGTGCCACAATGTCGAGAACAAGATCCAGGGACAGATCCGCAGCGTGCTCAACGTCCAGGAAATGACCGCCCGTGCCCTGCTGATCGACCGTGTCGCACTGACCGAGGCGCAGATTTCCGGGGACGTGCTGGCCGCCAACGAGATCTTCATGAACGCCTTCTACACCGATATCCGTTCGGAACTTGAAGCCTGGCGAGCCGAACGCGGCCTGCCAGCAGACCCGATGGCGGCCTTCCGCTCATCGGACTACCAAAACCGCATTGAAGCCGAACGCGTCGGCGGAGTCCAAGCAGGATGGGGAGCATAA
- a CDS encoding MFS transporter, whose amino-acid sequence MRTAATKRGISGWKATIAVAMSNYIEAGAIIALATSLSLWQSAFGFDDALVGVIAAVSANAFGAALGAMIGGPLCDRLGRKFIYTYDLMVFMIGALLITFTFNTTLLVVGVVLMGIAVGAGVPASWTYIAEEAPEESRAAHVGTAQLAWSFGPAVGFALAIMVEPMGVSGSRLIFFHLFIVAAVTWWVRRGLPESTRWKEQRAAELANGTKLSFFSGIRGLLAERKNWSALLFLIGVYGLWNTVAGQAGIFQPRVYEAAGVESATQQNLLQVLVWMLTAAATYFGFMKYGDRVSRRWLYFAGALLGIVAWAVLIFVPPGAFSLLFYALAWGISAGIGAQAFYGLWTAELFATTYRASAQGMLFMLARVMVGLLSLVFPVLLTSMGLEKLGLLILGLLAAALLIGTIWAPETRGKSLEEIEVARYGKLVAPHKVDA is encoded by the coding sequence ATGCGTACCGCAGCAACGAAGCGCGGCATCTCCGGATGGAAAGCCACCATCGCGGTGGCGATGAGCAACTACATCGAGGCCGGCGCCATTATCGCCCTGGCCACCAGCCTGAGCCTGTGGCAGTCGGCATTCGGATTCGATGACGCGCTGGTCGGGGTGATCGCCGCGGTGTCCGCCAACGCCTTTGGCGCGGCGCTGGGCGCCATGATCGGCGGCCCATTGTGCGACCGCCTGGGCCGCAAATTCATCTACACCTATGACCTGATGGTCTTCATGATCGGTGCCTTGCTGATCACCTTCACCTTCAACACCACGCTGCTGGTGGTGGGCGTGGTGCTCATGGGCATCGCTGTGGGCGCTGGCGTCCCGGCTTCCTGGACCTACATCGCCGAAGAGGCGCCCGAGGAATCACGCGCAGCCCATGTGGGCACCGCTCAGCTGGCCTGGTCCTTTGGCCCGGCCGTGGGCTTTGCCCTGGCCATCATGGTCGAGCCGATGGGCGTGAGCGGATCGCGGCTGATCTTCTTCCATCTGTTCATCGTCGCCGCGGTCACCTGGTGGGTCCGTCGAGGCCTGCCGGAATCCACCCGCTGGAAAGAGCAGCGGGCCGCCGAGCTGGCCAATGGAACCAAATTGTCCTTCTTCTCCGGCATCCGCGGATTGCTGGCCGAACGCAAGAACTGGTCGGCACTGCTGTTCCTGATCGGTGTCTACGGACTGTGGAATACCGTGGCAGGCCAGGCCGGAATCTTCCAGCCGCGCGTCTATGAAGCGGCCGGCGTTGAATCGGCCACCCAGCAGAACCTGCTCCAGGTCCTGGTCTGGATGCTGACCGCCGCGGCCACCTACTTCGGCTTCATGAAATATGGCGACCGGGTTTCGCGCCGCTGGCTCTACTTCGCCGGGGCCTTGCTTGGCATCGTGGCCTGGGCGGTGCTGATCTTCGTTCCGCCCGGAGCGTTCTCGCTGTTGTTCTACGCGTTGGCCTGGGGCATTTCAGCAGGCATCGGCGCGCAGGCCTTCTATGGACTGTGGACCGCAGAGCTGTTCGCCACCACGTACCGCGCCAGCGCCCAGGGCATGTTGTTCATGCTCGCCCGCGTCATGGTCGGCCTGCTCTCGCTGGTCTTCCCGGTGCTGCTCACCAGCATGGGCCTGGAAAAGCTCGGCCTGCTGATCCTGGGCCTGCTGGCCGCAGCCCTGCTGATCGGAACCATCTGGGCTCCCGAAACCCGCGGCAAGTCCCTGGAAGAAATTGAAGTAGCACGCTACGGCAAGCTGGTCGCACCCCACAAGGTCGACGCGTAA
- a CDS encoding L-rhamnose mutarotase, with product MRVCFQLQVLPELMDQYIERHREVWPQMLQAIEEAGRRNYSLFLRGDGLLIGYYETDDDHAAQAALDVDPRTAAWEAQMSQFFVSLDGRADQQAQRLTEVFNLEDQLASLPATKN from the coding sequence GTGCGAGTTTGCTTCCAGCTACAAGTTCTTCCCGAGCTGATGGATCAATACATCGAACGCCACCGGGAAGTCTGGCCACAGATGCTCCAGGCCATCGAGGAGGCCGGGCGCCGGAACTACTCGCTCTTCCTGCGTGGTGACGGGCTGCTTATCGGCTACTACGAAACCGACGATGATCACGCGGCCCAAGCGGCCCTCGACGTCGATCCGCGCACCGCGGCATGGGAGGCGCAAATGTCGCAATTCTTCGTCAGCCTCGACGGGCGCGCAGACCAGCAGGCCCAACGGCTCACTGAAGTATTCAACCTCGAAGACCAGCTGGCAAGCCTTCCAGCAACCAAGAACTAG